The genomic stretch GACAACCAGCCGGAGTAAATTTGGGGTAATACTGTTTCTCCATAGCACATATTGTGAGACAACCCCTGTGGATTGTGCCATCTTTTAAACGCCATAAAGCATTTAAAACAGAAACCCCATTTGATGTAATATGAAATAACTGAAtaacggtggctcagtggttagcgcattcgcctcacagcaagaaggtcctgggttcgagccccggggtagtccaaccttgggagtagtcctgggtcgtcctctgtgtggagtttgcacgttctccccgtgtctgtgtgggtttccgccgggtgctccggtttcctcccacagtctaaagacatgcaggtcaggtgaatcggccgtactaaattgtccctaggtgtgtgtgtgtgtgtgtgtgtgtgtgtgtgtgtgtgtgtgtgtgtgtgtgtgtgtgtgtgtgtgtgtgtgtgtgtgtgtgtgtgtgtgtgagagagagagatggccttgcagcctgtccaggatgtgtccccgcctgctgcccaatgtttgctgggacaggctccagcatccccacgacactgacagcaggataagtggttatggataatggatggatggagagtaaAAATAAACAACCAGAGCCCACACAGGCCTATTGAATTGAATATTTACTCACCAGATTTGCATATACACCTACACACCTATACAAACCTAATAGATGACTGAAAAATGGCGAGGTGTCAAGTTATGGAAGGTGTGACACCAAGTCCTGATTGGACAAATCTGTTCCACAGTGGTTAAGTGTGAGGTAAGTCAGTTTCATAACTCAGGGGAAGCAGGAGGAACGGCCTTGAGCTTCCTTAGAGAAGACCGCACTCGAGCTGTGGGACCAGTTGTTTCAGACGTGACAGCACAATAATGAGCGGTTAATAGTGAGTGCTGCTGATCGCAATGAAGTTTCAGAGTGTATGcactatgtcttgatgcatgctcaataattcaggtaagaaaatcaaagaaggttgaattagttcatctggatacaatgtttattgagaaacatttcattactcatctaagtgacttcttcagtctgaactgactgcaggtatccccacccatataaacaatacagttggttTAGgtcattgtgtaactgtattgtttataagggtggggatacctgcagtcagttcagactgaacaagtcatatagatgagtgatgaaacgtacctgtcaataaacgtatccagatgaactgattcacctttccttGATATGCACCAtgtgacaaaaacaaaagcagtAACAGTTGTGGAAGATTGTTGATAGTGTGCCCAAGAACTTAATTCAACCTACATGAGTGCAGAAGTTAGTGTATATCATGTGTGGGACTTTGTCTTTAATTCTAGCTGGCACTTCATTTGCTGAACTTGGCATCATACTTGCACCCTCATATAATCCTGTCTGACACAAGGCCCAGATCTCTTACTTCTTCAcgtaaaaaaaccccccaaaaaacaaaaccatcaGCACCTCTGCACTAAGGTCCTTCTGGTAAAACATATGAACTGCTCAGTCTTAAATGCCACCGTCATGAATATAAAAGCAAAAGCCAGCGCAAATCTCTTTTTTAATCAGATAATATTGGAGGGAAAAAATTGCCCTCTTTTTTCCCTATTGGCACCTGCCACACCCAAATGATATCCCTGCTTACTGATGTgctcacaataataataatagtattaataataataataataataatgatggcaATTCCATCCGAAAAAAAcgcctcagtgaaagtcacagagaagctgaccaagtacaaagacctggagattgaaatcaacaggatgtggggaatgaagaccgaaacaacaccagtggtcatcggagctctaggactcatgaagaagggaatggaaaagttcaccaaccatatcccaggaaacatcaacatcagtcCAGAGGATCACCccactcggaacagcccacatattacgacgagtactgtcaatcaagggacatctgccctatagtgcctcaggtccatagtttggacccggctctacaggatgtaaaacaggaaacatgaaataaataataataataataataatattatgttgcctaccaacacggggatcgccggttctaatcccccatgttacctccggcttggtcgggtgtccctacagacacaattggccatgtctgcgggtgggaagccggatgtgggcatgtaccctggtcgctgcactagtgcctcctctggtcggtcggggtgcctgtttggggggagggggaactggggggaatagcgtgatcctcccacgcgctacgttcccctggcgaaactcttcactgtcagatgaaaagaagcagctggtgactccacatgtatcggaggagacatgtggtagcctgcggccctccccggatcggcagagggggtggagcagcgaccggagcagctcggaaaaatagggtaaaCAACGTTCTGACAACGTTACAAGGTGCTCACAAGTAGTCAAATCCCAATTCCCTGAAAAACAAAGCATATATCCGACTGCATAGATATATCATTTCAACACGGGTGTGGAATGAGGTTTACAACTATATGTTTGTTCGTTATTTTCTTCCCATTAATCTtgttaattcccccccccccttccaacaGTTGCCTTTCAGAAAACCAAGGAAACTTTTGGACAGTTGGACATTGTTTGCAACAATGCTGGCATCATAGATGAGAAAAACTGGGAGAAAGCTGTTTCTGTAAACCTGGTAAGATGTGGGAACGTCACTGAGCCACATCTGGTTTTAGTTGTCACGTTGCGGCTGTGTATGTTTACTGGAAAGGGTAGTAAATTATAAATGCAAGTCTTGCAGCAATCAACTATTTGAATGCATGCCATTGTTGTTTGTTCTTTTCTTCCCTGTTTTTAGCTTTTAGATATTTCCAGTAATCATTTGGGAACCATTTAGTGGAGAtacaaatgttttgttttgtgtctgTTCACGTCTCTTGAAACTGCACCCCTGAAGATGTACATGCAAACATTGTTTCCTGTTTTAATACTGTCTCTTACCAGTGTCTTTAAGATAATAGCTTCTGCAGGAATATCCATATCATATACGCTTTTGTTGTTACTAATTTTTAATCGATTGTGTGCAGCTCTCCTGTACAAATGAAATGGTGCACAGCATTGTAAGTCTTCACCGTAGTAGAACAGGACAGGTAGCAACAAGCCTGAAGAAGTCAATTTGTTTTGCATAGGTAGCAGATATGGCGACCATAGGTGATAACATACTATAGGTGTCAAATGACTTCAGCTGTGATCACCCCTTTAAATTCAGCAGCAGAGTAAATCTTCACTGCTGTATGTCATATTTCAGCTTGGTACTGTGAGGGGAACCTACATCGCCTTGGAGCACATGAACCGGCACACTGGAGGTCAGGGAGGGGTCGTCATCAACGTGTCGTCCATGGCTGGTAGGCTCTCAGCCCACAGGACAATGCGATCATTCGTTCAACTTGAGAAAAGGATAGTGGAAGAgaatagcctgaccatagaaactGAATGAGGAGAACAGacattcccattcaaatcaacatagcaggatggtcagagcagtggccatttttatttgaaccgcTGCCATTGCAGAGAACTGTGACCATTGTAGTGGGCTAACTTCCATATAAACCGACTTGAATCAAGTCGTGGGCCCTTTTTTATTTTAAGTCGTGGACTCACTGAGGTAAGGTTTTGCAGTGGGGTAGTATGGACATTTACGGCCTCACAGACGTGcgttgttacaatgttacaatttcatttagcagacacttttatccaaagtgacatacatctgagagttcacacaacacaagcaaggatctagtcaggaggcgacaacgcaagtaagtgccaaaaaaaaaaaactaggttcaagttcgataggacataggtgtcaacaggcagtgcacaaaggcaatgcatagggtgcaaagAAGCgaatttctttttattttttaaaaataccatcacgtgtggaggtgttcgagaaagagctgggtcttaagcttcttcttaaagatggcgaggaactcagcagatcgaatggagtttggcaactcgttccaccaccggggaactacagaagtgaagagtctggctagtgacttgggGCACCATTGTGGTgtaagtgccaggcacctttcattggcagagcgtagtgagcgggactggatgtagacctgaatgagggagttcagtttggtgggagctgttttagttgccgttttgtaagcgagcattaaggttgtgaatttgatgcaggcagcaactgggagccagtggagggatatgaacagctgagtgatgtgctgttttgggttggttgaagaccagatgcaccgccatgttctggatcatttgcagaggtttgaaagtgcacgcAGGGAGACTTAGAAGTAAGGAGTtacagtagtcaatgcatgatattacaagagcctgtaccaggagttgtgctgcatgctcagacaggtaggtctaattttcctgatgttgaacAGGGCAAACTGGCACGACCAAGCATTTGAGGCtgtgtgaaccttaaaggttagttatTTGAGGCtgtgtgaaccttaaaggttagttggtcatcaatcatgacacccaggtttcgggcagatttTGTAGTATGAGTTGGGTcgatctgagctggatattgatctgttgttgcaaGGATGGACTGGTTGGGATGACAAGatgctcagtcttagataggttaacctgaaggtggcattcttttacccatgcagagatatcagcaaggcatgacagtATCCATGCTGATACTGTAAGGTcgtctggcgggaatgataggaagagccgggtatcatcagcatagcaatgataTGAGATCATGAgagcagatgattgcaccaagtgaagtGGTGTATATTGaaaagagaaggggaccaagcactgacccttgacgtacccctgtggataagccgtgcggtttggacacttctcccctccaagatactctaaaagatctccccgagaggtaggatgtgaaccagcagagggcagatcctgagatgtGTTGTCACTAACAACGAATAACAATTGCCATTTTCCTTTGAACTATTCAAATGGCCATGGTAGATAGGCCGGGAGCCAGGTCCAGCCCTCAGGAGGCTTTCTGTTACCTTTtattttcactattatttcctgTTAGCCTATACTTTGGGCCATCACCTGTTGATATCGAGCACCCCCAACTCTCAGGGGTCTCAGGGGGCCCAAAACCCCTTTTTGGGACATGTTTCTAGCAAAAttatgcaaatattaaggtactgcAATTGCATAAATAGTCATGAAAGTACAAAATTGGGCAGGGAGTATCCTGAAACAAAGGGGAAAGTAGCCAAATAAGATTGTTGGGCTTGCTGACATTCTGTTTTAaaatatcacccacaccatcccccaAAAGACAAAAAGATTACTGTCCACTTGACAGATTACCATCAAAAATGATTTTGCTGCCCTTTATGGTGACTACCACTGCCTCACTTCTATATAGAAAACTTGCCAAGTTCATAAGCTTCAATTTGGGCCCAAGATTACCCTTCTGTCTTAAAAATTACACTTGCTGTAGCCAAAATTCTTCACTATACCTCAAATCAGAGAAAACATAATTTTCAGTTGCTGGCATTCCAGAGGGGGGTACGCATATTTCTTGCATCtaacaatatgttcatatgtactgCTACTATTGCTATCTGAAGTGAATAAGATGAAAAGTGAATACTACAGTATGAAACAAATACTTTTAAATGACAGTCAATGTATTTTTTATGTAGAATGTGCACAGATAGCTTGTCCAAACCAATAAACTCAAGTAGTGTAGAGTTACAATACAGACTTGCATGATTACCATGTGATCAAGAAGCTGACCATCAatagttatgaatattgcaaatcAATGTGCACCTAAATACTTAGATAAACACTCTAAATACAGgcaaagggagaaacaacagaaAAAGCCAAAGATGAGGGAGCGTCAAAATCTCTGGTGACCATGTTTCAACCCATTAAAAattagcatcttttttttttaatgtcatcaTTAGCATACCCAAATAAAAAAGCTCGTAACAGAAGAACTGTCAGGCCAAAATGCATGTATATGATTTTAAAAGAAACATGCTCTTTATAAGGTGTTAGTATTGGTGCATTCCTGGTAGTCTGGATGTCAGCAATTTGAGATTAAAAGACAGTGTTGGCTGATTCACCCCATATGTACTGTCCTGCAGGACTGGGTCCCATCCTGAGCTCCCCCGTCTATACAGCCACCAAGCACGCAGTGGTTGGCTTCACACGAGCCATGGCGGTACGTATTGTCTTCTTCACAGCAAAGTCCCGGCAACTAAATGTAAAACTCCGTAACTTTTAATTAGTTTGTTGAAAAGTTTCCCTGACTGAAAAGCAGGTAAAATCCCCCTAAAAGGTATAACAGGAATAGTGAGTGAAGAGGAGCAGCGAGTCTCTGAGGTGCTTAACAGCTCAGTAAATGCATTTTAACTGACTGCGAGTGACACTTATTATTTATTTAAGAATATAAATTAATACCTGGGTCACCACAATCCTACAAATGGCGAAAGTGTTGATTATTAGGATCAGTCTCACAGATGTGTGGAGTTCAGCTAGAACAGTAATTGCTTCAGTTCTATTAAGAAACCACACAAATAAGATAGTCTTTGCTTTCTCAAAAGAGTAATTCGTTAACTAAATAGGTGAAACAAAGCAACTAAATTAACTAATACACAGAAGAAATGGGCGTAGAAATTACGAAAAATAAGAATCTATAAAACAAATGTTAAAAGCAATGAACTGATGATAAACTGGGGACATGAAAGGTAAACCAAAATGTAAAGTCTGAACAAAGGTAACAATAAAGCACATTACATCCTTAACAAACAACCCAGACTAGAGCAATGCTATTAGGGGAAGGTAAACCTCGTAGATCACAGCTGACTTGTTTAGGCATTAGATGGAAATAGCACCATTTGTAGAGGCAGTGCCTCAATGtagtagaatcagaatcagaatcatgtttattggccatgtaggtctgcacaaacatggaatttgactctggtttcgtggctctctcagtgtacttcacagagaataacaacactacaacacagcaatcttcagataggattgactatatacaggcaaaataagaggtgatcaaCTGcactggtgcagagaatatatcagagatgctggaaTTAATGAGAAACAACCGGAACTTTCAACGTCCAcagctcaaaaaaaataaaaaattgaggTTTTGGATtctgattgtgtgtatgtgtgtgttttgctagGCTTCCTCCAGCGTGTCTGGCTATGGTGTGCGGTTCAACGTTCTTTGCCCTGCCTTCACCCAAACCGACATGCTGAACGCATTGCGTTCTCCAGAGAGAGCAGGACAATTCTCCCACCTGGTTGACGCAGCCCAAACTCTGACAGAGAAGTTTGGCATTTTATCGTGAGTCTCCACTCATTTCCTTATCTGAAATGATGTTtgtcgggtgtccgggtggtgtggcggtctattccgttgcctaccaacacagggatcgctggtttgaatccccgcattatctccggcttggtctggcgtccctacagacacaattggccgtgtctgcgggtgggaacccggatgtgggtatgtgtcctggttgctgcactagcgcctcctctggtcggtcaggacacctgtttagggagggagaactggggggggggggtagcgtgatccactcacacgctacgtccccctattCCCTACATCtccctgccgaaactcctcattgtcaggtgaaaagaaacggctggcgactccacatgtatggtaggaggcatgtggtagtccgcagccctccctggatcggcagagggggtggggcagtgaccgggacggcttgaaagagtggggtaattggccggatacaattggggggaaaaagggggaaatggaATGATTTTTGTCATGTCTCCTTCGTTTGAGGACAACCAAGATTAAGCCACAAGTGCAGAGTCTCCCCTGCCTGGAATAGTCTAATAGTGTattccaacccagtcctcaaagaGCCcgtatcctgcatattttctttgcaaccctgaataggtacctgtttgtatttattcaaccaatcagcaatgaattatgtgagatgttgcacaccttgcataattaagtgctgtgaggtgattggttgagtaagtacaagcagggctacctatgcaggcttacaatgaaaatctgccggatagggggtccttgaggactgggttgggaaaaacTGTAATAGATAGTAATCTGAATTTCCTATCACTCTGTATTGATGATCTAACAGGATGTAACAGTGAAAACTGGTATATACACTATAGAGGGTTTCACACTCACCTTGCCAACACTTTAAACAAGCCAACACATCCCATTCAGGAAATCTACTCTACTCACTACCTCCTCCACCTTCATACATCAGATCATTAGAATGATGTATATTATTGTTTAGGAGGTCTTCAGCTTTGGTGGAGGATGTTCTCTTTGTGTGCTAGTATACTCtaaagcagggataggcaacatggttcggaaaggtccagtgtgggtgcaggtctttgttccaaccaaggagttacacacctgagtctgaaAATCAAggcccttagcaaagactattggttgactgatagaatcaggtgtgtaactgcttggttggaacaaagacctccaCCCACACTGTACCTTTcaggaccatgttgcctatccctgctctaAAGGCATAGGTATATAATTGAATCCTAATCTGTTCTCATTCCAGAGTGTCTGAGGTGGCCAAAAGCTTCCTGCAGCTCGTGACTGATGAAACTAAGAATGGGGAAGCGCTCATGATACACGGCAAAGGGTCACAGTATGTCAGCTTTCCTTCGCTCTGAGACAAACTGTGTGGAAATACAAACCACAAGGTGTTGACACAACCGCCTCAAGCCTTTTTACTCAATCctctggtttttttgtttttttatagcatAAGACCTGATCCAACATAATGATCCTAATTAACAACAGCTTTCATTTGTATAGTGCCTTTCCAGAGCTCAAGGTCACTGAAAAAGAGAGGTAGGAAAAAACCGGTGCAACGAATACGTAAAATAACCATGCGAGAAAATGCTGCTGAAACGTTTGAGACCTGAGACGTGTACTCTCGGAAATGAAAATGTCCATAACATTTGTGTCGGTGTGTGAGTAGGTTCATGTGATGCCACTTCACTTGTCCATCGGCTCATCCCGGCTGCTGTCCCTTCAGTAGGACACGTCAGCCATTTTCAGACAGAAAGCGGTTTGGCGAACTTTGACCTCACCACCTCGTATcgcgagcagtggaaagaacaaatGACCAGGAAGGAACATATTCACTGTAGCTTTGACATTTTTATTCTGCACCTATTTTATGAATTCAAATTTCAGTACCTACTATGATTTTAACTTTTTCATACGGTCTAGAAGAAGGATTTATTTAGGAATTAAAAGgtatttctttattattattttataaaaGAAAATATAGATTTTGTACATGTGTATTTCTTCAACCTATTTGCATTTATTTTATATACACAAACATGATTTTTGTTTTAATCCAACCTTGAACTTGGTGGTTATCTGACTGAAGGTGATCATCTAGATTAATAAGACTTGGGGAAAACAACAAAACTTAATTTAATCATCCCTCCTGACATTTCTTTCTGTCCTGATTCTTCTTTCCTCCTTTTTTCAATGCGGTTGCTCTGTTGTATGTAACTGTATGAAGTGTATTTGATTGTTTCTCATAAAATGTTAATAACAGACGGGTACATTTGATACATTTGATATGTATGTTTTCTTGTTATATTTTGAAAGTTAGATCACTATATGAAAGTATAAatattaaaaaatacaaaaaaaattgtAATTTTAAATGACTGTGATGATTAACACAATTAtgtggaagtgtgtgtggttgatatagtatgtgtgtgtgtatattatatttatatacaatatgttgggcacagtggtgcagtggtcagcacagtcacctcacggcaagaaggtcctgggtttgagccctggggtagtccagccttgggggtcgtcccgggtcgtcctgtgtgtggagtttgcatgttctccccgtgtctgcgtgggtttcctctgggtactccggtttcctcccacaatccaaagacatgtaggtcagatgaatcggccatactaaattgttcctaggtgtgaatgtgtgtgtgtttgtcagccttgtgatggcctggtggcctgtccagggtgtctctctgcctgccgcccaatgactgctggaatctactccagtatccccgcaaccctgagtaagtataagtggtttggataatcgatatatatatatatatatatatatatatatatatatatatatatatatatatatatatatatatatatatatatatatatatatatatatatatatatatatataatttatatcaacacatatacaggaaaaaaagttttaatacattgcagctgatgagtgcgcgatgcacgaaacaggcctgtactactatgtattaaaacttttttatatatatattccgctcattagttgagcacttacaacaccattgacagtttcggaaaaaaacgctatatatatatatatatatattcaaaacaATTACTCTGTTTAGATCATTTCCCAAAATATtctctgtaaatatttcttttaatTTCTATTCTTACCAGTGCaatataatttattttttattaattatttattaGTGTTCTACCTATATATGTACGTGCAGCTAAGTAATGATTTCAGATTATTAAATCAGACGGAGCTGCACTTCTCCTCTCTTGTCTCTATGGGTACTTCATGGTGAAGCGCTGCCCAGTGACACAGTTGTCTCTATAAATTAAAACTAGAGGGCCTCAGTACTGTTAAATCGAGACACACCAATTTAAATACTCCTGTTCATCCATACGTGTGCATGCTGCTGCATGTTCTACTACTCATTCTGTTAATGTGTTATTAGATGCAACATGTTTCAGTTCAGGTTTTTTCAAGAAGAAAACCCAAGTGGCGAAATCGTTTCAGTAACTGATTAGTAACTGCATTCCATCAGAGGCTGACTTTAATGTTTCCAGGATATGATATATTTGGTTTTACATTTGGAGTTATTTTTCAAGGCTTCACATTTTATGACTCATGTTTCGTGTATGAATAAGATTATCCACTCCCTAAATCAGCAACTGTGTGTCAAATTGAAATTTTCCAACGCGGGAGAATTGCCTCTGCTGACTTGTTCACTGCGTCAGTTTGACGTCATCGTTCAAACTGGAGGGATTCAGTTCTTTTCGCTACAGTTCTGTGCACACTCCTGTTGACTTTCCTTTTCATTTAACCACTGT from Lampris incognitus isolate fLamInc1 chromosome 8, fLamInc1.hap2, whole genome shotgun sequence encodes the following:
- the zgc:56585 gene encoding 15-hydroxyprostaglandin dehydrogenase [NAD(+)], encoding MAPGGLIAVVTGAAQGLGRGFSEILLQNSVKVALLDANEAAGARVKEVFDKQFGSDKTLFLKCDVQSEEQLRVAFQKTKETFGQLDIVCNNAGIIDEKNWEKAVSVNLLGTVRGTYIALEHMNRHTGGQGGVVINVSSMAGLGPILSSPVYTATKHAVVGFTRAMAASSSVSGYGVRFNVLCPAFTQTDMLNALRSPERAGQFSHLVDAAQTLTEKFGILSVSEVAKSFLQLVTDETKNGEALMIHGKGSQYVSFPSL